In Janthinobacterium sp. J1-1, a single genomic region encodes these proteins:
- a CDS encoding response regulator translates to MDQTDSAARPARRIIPAKRDILPYILLSILLAGMLAVLAGALFPPYYHAVPALLWSLGFCVSGMLLGFLFGIPRSLPSGTVNTPPAEERSNGKRRSSDEPAAMEAAAGAGNTIFIGTPSPMEINSNLVEVSDWLTKIIVGVGLIELKSLPATAQGVAAFIAPSLAIDMDTARAVVGGVMLFFSVHGFLIGYLLTRIYLSIMIKRADTLVKYESVRLESGREIEVAELSRLQQKSLEDLQEAVTQLLLARTADDGQPAVATLAGLPTAQKPPARVLWLDDHPRNNTLLVEQLARENIKVDLAQSLAQALSLLQKNQYALLITDMARLEGGQRVKDAGVRTVRDVRQAMPDLPVIVYCSKDTVASYGKEAEAAGARFITASGTSLLAAVNKLIHSA, encoded by the coding sequence ATGGACCAGACCGACAGCGCGGCCAGGCCGGCCAGGCGCATTATCCCCGCCAAGCGCGATATATTGCCGTATATCCTGCTGTCGATTTTGCTGGCAGGCATGTTGGCGGTACTGGCCGGCGCCCTGTTTCCACCGTATTACCACGCGGTGCCGGCCCTGCTCTGGAGCCTGGGCTTTTGCGTCAGCGGCATGCTGCTGGGATTTTTGTTCGGCATACCGCGCAGCTTGCCGTCGGGCACCGTCAATACGCCGCCGGCGGAAGAGCGCAGCAATGGCAAGCGCCGCAGCAGTGATGAGCCGGCCGCCATGGAAGCGGCGGCCGGTGCCGGCAATACCATTTTTATCGGCACGCCCTCGCCGATGGAAATCAATTCCAACCTGGTGGAAGTATCGGACTGGCTGACCAAGATCATCGTCGGCGTGGGCCTGATCGAATTGAAAAGCCTGCCCGCCACGGCGCAGGGCGTGGCCGCCTTTATCGCGCCCAGCCTGGCCATCGATATGGACACGGCCAGGGCGGTGGTGGGCGGCGTGATGCTGTTTTTTTCCGTCCACGGCTTTTTGATCGGCTACCTGCTCACGCGGATTTACCTGTCCATCATGATCAAGCGTGCCGACACCTTGGTCAAGTACGAGTCGGTCAGGCTGGAAAGCGGCAGGGAAATCGAAGTGGCGGAGCTGAGCCGCTTGCAGCAGAAGTCGCTGGAAGACCTGCAGGAAGCGGTGACCCAGCTGCTGCTGGCGCGCACTGCCGACGATGGCCAGCCGGCCGTGGCCACGCTGGCCGGCCTGCCGACGGCGCAAAAGCCGCCCGCGCGCGTGCTGTGGCTGGACGACCATCCGCGCAACAACACCTTGTTGGTGGAACAGCTGGCGCGCGAAAACATCAAGGTCGACCTGGCGCAGTCGCTGGCGCAAGCCCTGAGCCTGCTGCAAAAGAACCAGTACGCCCTCTTGATCACCGACATGGCGCGCCTGGAAGGCGGCCAGCGCGTCAAGGACGCCGGCGTGCGCACGGTGCGCGACGTGCGGCAAGCCATGCCGGACCTGCCGGTGATCGTCTATTGCAGCAAAGATACCGTCGCCAGCTACGGCAAGGAAGCCGAAGCGGCCGGGGCGCGCTTTATCACCGCCTCGGGGACCAGCTTGCTGGCGGCGGTGAACAAGCTGATTCATTCAGCTTGA
- a CDS encoding TonB-dependent receptor domain-containing protein: protein MHLRKSKLGAACQLTLLCMAGQALAQSDGAPADEARTVRVAGHYDNAVGTSDAASQGVITTDLIVNRPALRTGELLEFVPGLIVTQHSGDGKANQYFLRGFNLDHGTDFATFVDGMPVNMRTHAHGHGYSDLNFLIPELVQRIDYKKGPYFAGEGDFASAGAARIRLMDKLPQGMASLSVGQHGYARGVLADSVAAMQGTLLYGLELNRNDGPWDSPERVRKYSGVLRYSQGTQDDGFNVTAMAYRNSWNATDQVPLRAVESGVIGRYGALDPSDGGDTSRYSLAYALRKRTDNRLFEFDAYVIRSQLDLTSNFTYFLADPELGDQFQQSERRTVAGVNASASWNTELAGFAMRNKVGLQARHDRLSPVGLYGTQDRVRHSTVREDRVREGSVGLYAENSTQWLPWLRSVAGLRHDAYRFNVASSIAGNSGKASDGITSPKLSLIFGPWSKTEFFANAGKGFHSNDARGTTQTRLPDGTASAPVTPLVATRGMELGARTEWLPGLQSSLALWRLDIDSELLFVGDAGETEPSRASRRHGIEWNNHYIAAPWLLFDLDLAASRSRYTEQDPAGNFIPGSIDKVASFGVTLTDQGPWSAAFQLRYFGPRPLVEDNSVRSASTTLAYARLGYQLNRQTRVSLDVFNLFDKRASDIDYYYASRLPGEAAEGVEDRHFHPVEPRSVRLTLAYAF from the coding sequence ATGCATTTGAGAAAAAGCAAACTGGGGGCTGCTTGCCAGCTGACGCTGCTGTGCATGGCCGGCCAGGCGCTGGCTCAATCCGATGGTGCGCCGGCCGACGAGGCGCGCACCGTGCGCGTGGCCGGCCATTACGATAACGCCGTCGGCACTTCGGATGCGGCCAGCCAGGGCGTCATCACTACTGATTTGATTGTCAACCGACCGGCGTTGCGCACGGGCGAACTGCTTGAATTCGTTCCCGGGCTGATCGTCACCCAGCACAGCGGCGACGGCAAGGCCAACCAGTATTTCCTGCGCGGTTTTAACCTGGATCACGGCACCGATTTCGCCACCTTTGTCGACGGCATGCCCGTCAATATGCGCACGCATGCCCACGGCCACGGCTATTCCGACCTCAATTTCCTGATTCCGGAACTGGTGCAGCGCATCGATTACAAGAAGGGGCCGTATTTTGCGGGCGAGGGCGACTTCGCCTCGGCCGGCGCGGCGCGCATCCGGCTGATGGACAAATTGCCGCAAGGCATGGCCAGCCTGTCCGTGGGCCAGCATGGCTATGCGCGTGGCGTGCTGGCCGATTCGGTGGCCGCCATGCAGGGCACCTTGCTGTACGGCCTGGAACTGAACCGCAACGACGGCCCCTGGGACAGTCCCGAGCGCGTGCGCAAATACAGCGGCGTGCTGCGTTACAGCCAGGGCACGCAGGATGACGGTTTCAATGTCACCGCCATGGCGTACAGGAACAGCTGGAACGCCACCGACCAGGTGCCGCTGCGCGCGGTCGAGTCCGGCGTGATTGGCCGCTACGGCGCGCTGGACCCCAGCGACGGCGGCGATACCAGCCGCTACAGCCTGGCCTACGCCCTGCGCAAGCGCACGGACAACCGCCTGTTCGAATTCGACGCCTATGTGATCCGCTCGCAGCTGGACCTGACCAGCAATTTCACCTACTTCCTGGCCGATCCTGAACTGGGCGACCAGTTCCAGCAGAGCGAGCGGCGCACGGTGGCGGGCGTGAATGCCAGTGCCAGCTGGAATACCGAGCTGGCCGGCTTTGCCATGCGCAACAAGGTCGGCCTGCAGGCGCGCCATGACAGGCTGTCGCCGGTCGGCCTGTATGGCACCCAGGACAGGGTGCGGCACAGCACGGTACGCGAAGACCGGGTGCGCGAGGGCAGCGTGGGCCTGTACGCGGAAAACAGCACGCAATGGCTGCCGTGGCTGCGCTCGGTGGCGGGACTGCGCCATGACGCCTACCGTTTCAATGTGGCCAGCAGTATCGCCGGCAATAGCGGCAAGGCCAGCGACGGCATCACCTCGCCCAAGCTGTCCTTGATTTTCGGGCCGTGGAGCAAGACGGAGTTCTTCGCCAATGCCGGCAAGGGTTTCCACAGCAATGACGCGCGCGGCACCACGCAGACGCGCTTGCCCGACGGCACGGCGTCTGCGCCCGTCACGCCGCTGGTCGCCACCCGCGGCATGGAACTCGGTGCGCGCACGGAATGGCTGCCGGGACTGCAAAGTTCGCTGGCGCTATGGCGCCTCGACATCGATTCGGAGCTGCTGTTTGTCGGCGACGCCGGCGAGACCGAACCGAGCCGCGCCAGCCGCCGCCACGGCATCGAATGGAACAACCACTATATTGCCGCGCCCTGGCTGCTGTTCGACCTGGACCTGGCCGCCTCGCGCTCGCGCTATACGGAGCAGGACCCGGCTGGCAACTTCATTCCCGGCTCGATCGACAAGGTGGCCTCGTTCGGCGTCACCCTGACCGACCAGGGCCCATGGTCGGCCGCCTTCCAACTGCGCTACTTCGGCCCGCGCCCGCTGGTGGAAGACAATAGTGTGCGCTCCGCCTCGACCACCCTGGCCTATGCGCGCCTCGGTTACCAGCTCAACCGCCAGACCCGCGTCTCGCTCGATGTGTTCAACCTGTTCGACAAGCGAGCCAGCGACATCGATTACTACTACGCGTCGCGCCTGCCCGGTGAAGCTGCGGAAGGAGTGGAGGACCGGCATTTTCATCCGGTCGAACCGAGGTCGGTACGCTTGACCCTGGCTTACGCTTTCTAG
- a CDS encoding fumarylacetoacetate hydrolase family protein has translation MKLLRTGNKGQEQAAILDADGQIRSLAGIVADIDASVLSPAGLARLRALDLSTLPVIAAGGRIGTPWVGCGKFICIGLNYADHAAEAGMPMPAEPILFTKAVSAIQGPNDPVVMPRDSVKTDWEVELGVVIGTRARYVELDQALKHVAGYCVVNDVSEREYQLERGGTWDKGKGCDTFGPVGPWLVTADEVGDPQQLALSLEVNGRRVQNGSTSTMIFTVAELISYVSRFMTLEPGDIISTGTPPGVGMGLKPVPQFLRAGDTMALSIAGLGEQRQTVYAWDAAVLDA, from the coding sequence ATGAAATTACTGCGTACCGGCAACAAGGGTCAGGAACAGGCCGCCATCCTCGACGCCGACGGCCAGATCCGTTCGCTGGCCGGCATCGTTGCCGACATCGACGCCAGCGTGCTGTCGCCGGCTGGCCTGGCCAGGCTGCGCGCGTTGGACCTGTCAACCTTGCCCGTGATCGCCGCCGGTGGCCGCATCGGCACGCCCTGGGTCGGTTGCGGCAAGTTCATCTGTATCGGCCTGAACTACGCCGATCACGCCGCCGAGGCCGGCATGCCGATGCCGGCCGAGCCCATCCTGTTTACCAAGGCCGTTTCCGCCATCCAGGGCCCGAACGACCCGGTCGTCATGCCGCGCGATTCCGTCAAGACGGACTGGGAAGTCGAGCTGGGCGTGGTGATCGGCACCCGCGCCCGCTATGTGGAGCTGGACCAGGCGCTGAAGCATGTGGCCGGCTATTGCGTGGTCAACGATGTGTCCGAACGCGAATACCAGCTGGAACGCGGTGGTACCTGGGACAAGGGCAAGGGCTGCGACACCTTCGGCCCGGTCGGTCCATGGCTGGTCACCGCCGATGAAGTGGGCGACCCGCAGCAACTGGCGCTAAGCCTGGAAGTGAACGGCCGGCGCGTGCAGAACGGCTCGACTTCCACCATGATCTTTACCGTGGCCGAGCTGATCAGCTATGTCAGCCGCTTCATGACGCTGGAGCCGGGCGACATTATTTCCACCGGCACCCCGCCGGGCGTGGGCATGGGCCTGAAACCCGTGCCGCAATTCTTGCGCGCGGGCGACACCATGGCCTTGTCGATCGCCGGCCTGGGCGAGCAGCGGCAGACTGTGTACGCCTGGGACGCGGCCGTGCTGGACGCATGA
- a CDS encoding SDR family oxidoreductase: MTARLQHKTALVTAAGNGMGKAAALAFAEQGAQVWACDIDAAGLDRLQHPNIHCRVLDVCDGAGIAALVAEVAAAHGHVDVLLNGAGIVHHGTALDCDDDAWARTMEVNVSSMHRLIRAVLPGMVEAGGGSIINIASVASSIKGFANRYAYGASKGAVIGLSKAVAADFVRQQIRCNAVCPGTVDTPSLRGRIAAAADPLQAERDFIARQPLGRLATVDDITPMLVYLASDESRCVTGQALCVDGGVTI, encoded by the coding sequence ATGACTGCACGCTTGCAACACAAGACGGCGCTGGTGACGGCGGCCGGCAATGGCATGGGCAAGGCGGCCGCGCTGGCCTTTGCCGAACAGGGCGCCCAGGTCTGGGCCTGCGATATCGATGCCGCCGGCCTGGACCGTTTGCAGCACCCGAATATCCATTGCCGCGTGCTCGATGTCTGCGACGGCGCCGGCATCGCCGCGCTGGTGGCGGAAGTGGCGGCCGCGCATGGCCATGTCGACGTGCTGCTCAATGGCGCCGGCATCGTCCACCATGGCACGGCGCTCGACTGCGACGACGACGCCTGGGCCCGCACCATGGAAGTCAATGTGTCGAGCATGCACAGGCTGATCCGTGCCGTGCTGCCGGGCATGGTGGAAGCCGGCGGCGGCAGCATCATCAATATCGCCTCGGTGGCGTCCAGCATCAAGGGTTTTGCCAACCGCTATGCCTACGGCGCCAGCAAGGGCGCGGTCATCGGCCTCTCCAAGGCGGTGGCGGCCGATTTCGTGCGCCAGCAGATACGCTGCAACGCGGTGTGCCCCGGCACGGTGGACACGCCCTCGCTGCGCGGCCGCATCGCCGCCGCTGCCGATCCGCTGCAGGCCGAGCGCGACTTTATCGCGCGCCAGCCGCTGGGCCGTCTGGCCACCGTCGACGATATCACGCCCATGCTGGTGTACCTGGCCAGCGACGAATCGCGTTGCGTTACCGGCCAGGCGTTGTGCGTCGATGGCGGCGTGACGATTTGA
- a CDS encoding RNA 2'-phosphotransferase, which produces MTDHSVQTSKFLSLVLRHAPETIGLTLDANGWADIAQLLAQAASHGKTISRAQLDEVVANDSKTRYAVSMDGLRIRANQGHSLATVDIALPPAIPPAVLYHGTASRFVESIREQGLRAGSRNHVHLSATEDTAVNVGSRHGKPVVLAVDTAAMQAQGHVFYLAANGVWLTDAVPAAFISFP; this is translated from the coding sequence ATGACAGATCATTCAGTACAAACCAGCAAATTTCTTTCTCTTGTATTGCGCCATGCGCCCGAGACCATCGGCTTGACCCTGGACGCCAACGGCTGGGCCGATATTGCCCAGCTGCTGGCGCAGGCGGCCAGCCACGGCAAAACCATCTCGCGCGCACAGCTCGATGAAGTGGTGGCGAACGACAGCAAGACGCGCTACGCCGTCAGCATGGATGGCCTGCGCATCCGCGCCAACCAGGGTCACTCGTTGGCGACCGTCGACATCGCCTTGCCGCCGGCGATACCGCCAGCCGTGCTGTACCACGGCACGGCCAGCCGCTTTGTCGAGTCCATCCGCGAGCAGGGCCTGCGCGCCGGCAGCCGCAACCATGTGCACCTGTCGGCCACCGAAGATACCGCCGTCAACGTCGGCAGCCGCCACGGCAAGCCGGTGGTGCTGGCGGTCGACACGGCCGCCATGCAGGCGCAGGGCCATGTGTTTTATCTGGCGGCGAATGGGGTGTGGCTGACCGACGCCGTGCCGGCAGCGTTTATCTCGTTCCCCTGA
- a CDS encoding GntR family transcriptional regulator — protein MQTKTPTKTKLPKRADQADQVRMLSEAIGADRIDPALPYMPQVFNVLKQAILSIRLIPGTPLSEAAIAEVFGLSRTPVREALRELSTEGLLDIFPQAGSVVSRISVRLIEQGAFVRAALETANLMDLVTRLDSNGRGRIEHVIALQRQALAGKDYEGFYAQDEAMHKLFFELTDRVPVWHIVNQGKQHVDRARVLISRERKASSQRAFEDHLRIVDALFTQDKAVLAAALAEHFARVKESVLEFSHASHQQFFVE, from the coding sequence GTGCAGACCAAGACCCCGACCAAGACCAAATTGCCCAAGCGCGCCGACCAGGCTGACCAGGTGCGCATGTTGAGCGAGGCCATCGGCGCCGACCGCATCGATCCGGCCTTGCCCTATATGCCGCAAGTGTTCAACGTGCTCAAGCAGGCCATTCTGTCTATCCGCCTGATACCCGGCACGCCCTTGTCGGAGGCGGCGATCGCCGAGGTGTTCGGCCTGAGCCGCACGCCGGTGCGCGAAGCGCTGCGCGAACTGTCGACCGAGGGCCTGCTCGACATCTTCCCGCAGGCGGGCAGCGTGGTCTCGCGCATCAGCGTGCGCCTGATCGAGCAGGGTGCTTTCGTGCGCGCGGCGCTGGAAACGGCCAACCTGATGGACCTGGTGACGCGGCTGGATAGCAACGGCCGCGGCCGAATCGAGCACGTTATCGCGTTGCAAAGGCAGGCCTTGGCCGGCAAGGATTACGAAGGCTTTTACGCGCAGGACGAGGCCATGCACAAGCTGTTTTTCGAACTGACCGATCGCGTGCCGGTGTGGCATATCGTCAACCAGGGCAAGCAGCATGTGGACCGGGCGCGCGTGCTGATCTCGCGCGAACGCAAGGCATCGAGCCAGCGCGCGTTCGAGGATCACCTGCGCATCGTCGACGCCTTGTTTACGCAGGACAAGGCGGTCCTGGCGGCGGCGCTGGCCGAGCATTTTGCCCGGGTCAAGGAATCGGTACTGGAATTTTCACATGCCAGCCATCAGCAATTTTTTGTGGAGTAA
- a CDS encoding SMP-30/gluconolactonase/LRE family protein produces the protein MALYEPRCIAATGDAVGEGAVWCAQEQALYWTDINRFLIHRHAESTASTITWLFDEPVVALSLSTEPGRWLVALASRLIWWWPEGDVRRDHGFMLDGFPAVRLNDGRADAHGNFWIGSMRNNVGADGEQGEAGGRDGKLFRIRPDGAASVHLDGIGIANTVCWSPDGATFYTADTLDNMIWAFDFDVASMSLSRRRPFFGGWERGLPDGSVIDAEGYLWNCRFFGKCIVRIAPDGRIDRVVEMPVTNITTATFGGTDLCTLFVTSAAAGRQAGERLAGSLWALRCAVPGLPEHRVRVA, from the coding sequence ATGGCGTTGTATGAACCGCGCTGCATTGCGGCCACCGGCGACGCCGTCGGCGAGGGCGCCGTCTGGTGCGCGCAGGAACAGGCCCTGTACTGGACCGATATCAACCGTTTTTTGATCCACCGCCATGCGGAAAGCACGGCCAGCACCATCACCTGGCTGTTCGACGAGCCGGTGGTGGCGCTGTCCTTGAGCACCGAGCCGGGCCGCTGGCTGGTGGCGCTGGCCTCGCGCCTGATCTGGTGGTGGCCCGAGGGCGATGTGCGGCGCGACCACGGTTTCATGCTCGACGGCTTTCCCGCCGTGCGCCTGAACGACGGCCGCGCCGATGCCCACGGCAATTTCTGGATCGGCTCGATGCGCAACAACGTGGGCGCGGACGGCGAGCAGGGCGAAGCGGGCGGGCGCGACGGAAAATTGTTCCGCATCCGCCCCGATGGCGCGGCCAGCGTGCACCTGGACGGCATCGGCATTGCCAATACCGTCTGCTGGAGCCCCGACGGCGCCACCTTTTATACGGCCGATACGCTGGACAATATGATCTGGGCCTTCGATTTCGATGTCGCCAGCATGTCATTGAGCCGGCGCCGGCCGTTTTTCGGCGGCTGGGAGCGGGGCTTGCCGGACGGCTCAGTCATCGATGCCGAGGGCTATCTGTGGAACTGCCGTTTCTTCGGCAAGTGCATCGTCCGCATCGCGCCGGACGGCCGCATCGACCGCGTGGTCGAGATGCCCGTCACCAATATCACCACCGCCACCTTTGGCGGCACCGACCTGTGCACGCTGTTCGTGACCTCGGCCGCCGCCGGCCGCCAGGCTGGCGAACGCCTGGCCGGCTCGCTGTGGGCCTTGCGCTGCGCCGTGCCGGGCCTGCCCGAGCACCGGGTGCGGGTCGCCTGA
- the dld gene encoding D-lactate dehydrogenase, whose product MSGAGNASLIAALQAIVGPGDVIDRADRMRPYCSGFRFGSGEAIAVVRPASLVQQWQVVQACVTANKIVIMQAANTGLTGGSTPDGNDYDRDIVIISTMRMKKLHVVDDGRQVVCFPGATLDLLERTLKPLGREPHSLIGSSCVGASVFGGVCNNSGGSLVQRGPAYTELSLYARVNEQGRLELVNHLGIALGDEPEAMLARLDSRDYTDGDIDFHGGKAHDDRYARQVREVDQDTPARYNADPQRLYECSGCAGKLILFAVRLDTFPAQLSSQVFYIGTNDPQQLTLLRRELLAGDAPLPIAAEYVHRDAFNLAERYGKDMFLLIRLLGTARLPALFAAKARLDRLLARWRWLPADLSDRAMQWMGRCFPSHLPPRMLQYRDLYQHHLMLKVAGDQAQATRDLLERRFQAGEGAFFTCDADEGARAFLHRFAVAGAAVRYRTMHRRHIADIVALDIALPRNTRDWFEQLPPQIDAKLSQKLYYGHFLCHVFHQDYIVNKGHDAMEVEHEMLALLDQRGAEYPAEHNVGHLYAAKPALAAFYREIDPCNQFNPGIGKTSKLANWGEGAGSRENVA is encoded by the coding sequence ATGAGCGGCGCCGGCAATGCCAGTCTGATCGCCGCGCTCCAGGCCATCGTCGGCCCGGGCGACGTGATCGACCGGGCCGACCGCATGCGGCCGTATTGCAGCGGCTTTCGCTTCGGCAGCGGCGAGGCCATTGCGGTGGTGCGCCCGGCCAGCCTGGTGCAGCAGTGGCAGGTGGTGCAGGCCTGCGTGACGGCCAACAAGATTGTCATCATGCAGGCCGCCAATACGGGCCTGACGGGCGGCTCTACGCCGGACGGCAACGATTACGACCGCGATATCGTCATTATCAGCACCATGCGCATGAAAAAACTGCATGTGGTGGATGACGGCAGGCAGGTCGTGTGCTTTCCCGGCGCCACGCTGGACCTGCTGGAACGCACGCTCAAGCCGCTGGGCCGCGAGCCGCATTCGCTGATCGGCTCGTCCTGCGTGGGCGCGTCCGTATTCGGCGGCGTCTGCAATAATTCCGGCGGCTCGCTGGTGCAGCGCGGCCCGGCGTATACCGAGCTGTCGCTGTACGCCCGGGTGAACGAACAGGGCCGGCTGGAACTGGTCAATCACCTGGGCATCGCGCTGGGCGACGAGCCGGAAGCGATGCTGGCGCGCCTGGACAGCCGCGACTACACCGACGGCGATATCGATTTCCATGGCGGCAAGGCGCATGACGACCGCTATGCGCGGCAGGTGCGCGAAGTCGACCAGGACACACCGGCCCGCTACAACGCCGATCCGCAGCGCCTGTACGAATGTTCGGGCTGCGCCGGCAAGCTGATTTTGTTTGCCGTGCGGCTCGATACCTTCCCGGCCCAGCTATCGTCGCAGGTGTTTTATATCGGCACCAATGACCCGCAACAACTGACCTTGCTGCGCCGCGAGCTGCTGGCTGGCGACGCACCGCTGCCGATCGCCGCCGAATACGTGCACCGCGACGCCTTCAACCTGGCCGAACGCTATGGCAAGGACATGTTTTTGCTGATACGCCTGCTGGGCACGGCGCGCCTGCCGGCGCTGTTTGCGGCCAAGGCCAGGCTGGACCGCCTGCTGGCGCGCTGGCGCTGGCTGCCGGCGGATCTCAGCGACCGCGCCATGCAATGGATGGGGCGATGCTTCCCCTCGCACCTGCCGCCCCGCATGTTGCAGTACCGCGACCTGTATCAGCACCATCTGATGCTGAAGGTGGCCGGCGACCAGGCGCAGGCCACGCGCGACCTGCTGGAACGGCGTTTCCAGGCAGGCGAGGGCGCTTTTTTCACCTGCGACGCCGACGAGGGCGCGCGCGCCTTTTTGCACCGCTTCGCCGTGGCCGGTGCCGCCGTTCGCTACCGCACCATGCACCGGCGCCATATTGCCGACATCGTCGCCCTCGATATCGCCCTGCCGCGCAACACGCGCGACTGGTTCGAGCAGCTGCCGCCGCAGATCGACGCCAAGCTGTCGCAGAAACTGTATTACGGCCACTTCTTGTGTCATGTATTCCACCAGGACTACATCGTCAACAAGGGCCATGACGCGATGGAAGTCGAGCACGAAATGCTGGCCCTGCTGGACCAGCGCGGCGCCGAATACCCGGCCGAACACAATGTCGGCCACCTGTACGCGGCCAAGCCGGCGCTGGCTGCCTTTTATCGCGAGATCGATCCGTGCAACCAGTTCAATCCGGGCATCGGCAAGACGTCGAAGCTGGCGAACTGGGGGGAGGGGGCGGGATCGCGGGAAAATGTTGCCTGA
- the uxuA gene encoding mannonate dehydratase: MLQSWRWFGPKDPVSLRDIRQAGVTDLVTSLYHLECGAEWPEEEIARRIREIEWDAEGQRASGLRWSVVESLPIHEDIKTRSGDFRRYIELYKENVRRLGAQGVKTICYNFIPVLDWARTDLHIEQADGSTISGCNIDAFVAFDLFVLKRPGAEHDYAQWAIDSARQFYDELSPEARQELTDNILLGLPGTVEDLNPAEFLRRLDRYRGIDAEALRHNLYSFLNEIMPACEAAGVKMCIHPDDPAYPVFGIPRILSREADVERLFAAVPSPNSGLTMCTGSFGSCIGNDPAAMLERFADRVYFIHFRNVTHVPGKEGSFYESNHLFGSVDMPKAMRVLVQEEERRKAAGMAVWGIPVRPDHGKLMDGDKNGGYYPGYSRTGRMIGLAELRGLEVGIRYSMGLAIE, translated from the coding sequence ATGTTACAAAGTTGGCGTTGGTTCGGACCGAAAGACCCGGTCTCGTTGCGCGATATCCGCCAGGCAGGCGTGACCGACCTGGTCACCTCGCTGTATCACCTCGAATGCGGCGCCGAGTGGCCCGAGGAAGAGATCGCCAGGCGCATCCGCGAAATCGAATGGGACGCCGAAGGCCAGCGCGCCAGCGGCCTGCGCTGGAGCGTGGTGGAAAGCCTGCCCATCCACGAGGACATCAAGACGCGCTCGGGCGATTTCCGGCGCTATATCGAGCTGTACAAGGAAAACGTCAGGCGCCTGGGCGCCCAGGGCGTGAAAACCATCTGCTACAACTTCATCCCCGTGCTGGACTGGGCGCGCACCGACCTGCATATCGAGCAGGCCGACGGCAGCACGATTTCCGGCTGCAATATCGACGCCTTTGTCGCGTTTGATCTGTTCGTGCTGAAACGCCCCGGCGCCGAGCACGATTATGCGCAGTGGGCCATCGATTCGGCGCGCCAGTTCTACGACGAGCTGAGTCCTGAAGCGCGCCAGGAGCTGACCGACAATATCCTGCTGGGCCTGCCAGGCACGGTGGAAGACCTGAACCCGGCCGAATTCCTGCGCCGTCTCGATCGCTATCGCGGCATCGATGCGGAAGCATTGCGCCACAATCTGTACAGTTTTCTTAATGAAATCATGCCGGCCTGCGAGGCGGCCGGCGTCAAGATGTGCATCCACCCGGACGATCCGGCCTATCCCGTGTTCGGCATCCCCCGCATCCTCAGCCGCGAAGCGGACGTGGAGCGCCTGTTCGCCGCCGTGCCGTCGCCCAACTCGGGCCTGACCATGTGCACGGGTTCGTTTGGCAGCTGTATCGGCAACGATCCGGCCGCCATGCTGGAACGCTTTGCCGACCGCGTGTATTTCATTCATTTCCGCAACGTCACCCATGTGCCGGGCAAGGAAGGCTCGTTCTACGAGTCGAACCACCTGTTCGGCTCGGTCGACATGCCGAAAGCCATGCGCGTGCTGGTGCAGGAAGAAGAGCGCCGCAAGGCGGCCGGCATGGCGGTCTGGGGCATTCCCGTGCGTCCCGATCACGGCAAACTGATGGATGGCGACAAGAATGGCGGTTATTATCCGGGCTACTCCCGCACCGGACGCATGATAGGCCTGGCCGAACTGCGCGGACTGGAAGTGGGCATCCGTTATTCGATGGGACTGGCGATAGAGTAG